In the genome of Leeuwenhoekiella sp. MAR_2009_132, one region contains:
- a CDS encoding putative porin: MPRKTSLEFTYFQTQKIKLSHYFGGYLNSKIFSNTYFFIAEHINSLVSENNYYSAPRYPYRDFTLRYGLVWSFFL; encoded by the coding sequence CTGCCGCGTAAGACATCTCTCGAATTTACTTACTTCCAAACTCAAAAAATCAAACTCAGTCATTACTTTGGCGGTTATCTGAATTCGAAAATCTTCTCAAACACCTATTTTTTCATAGCTGAGCATATCAATTCGCTTGTATCGGAGAATAATTATTATAGTGCGCCACGCTATCCGTATCGTGATTTCACGTTGCGTTATGGTTTGGTGTGGAGTTTCTTTCTTTAG